TTGTTTCCGTAATCTTCCAACCGTTAATAATTGcgcttctcatttttttcttagactTTGTAGCACAGatactgtatttaaatttttacttaaaagctCCTGGGAACCTCTGCCATGAAGATTCCTGATTTGGAGATAATTCGTGTCTGATTTCCATTGGGTTGCAGGAGGCAGTGGAAATCTGTTTCCAATCTTTCTCCCTACCACAATTCTGTTTCTTGGTGGCTCAAAAGCAGTTCCTTGATTTTAATCTTAAAACAacccattttgtaattttctgatgTTAGTGAGTTGACATTAGGGTCCTTTTTGATAAaagatttccagaaagaaaagtcaaTTCTGTTCTTGGAACGTCAAAACAAAGAGTATGCTGGGACTGTGTCAGAACATTTCCTATTTAGTAAATTCTGTATCTTCAGGTGCATGTGGCCTCAAACTGCCAGAGGGTTAAAGCAGGACTGGATTTAAACAGGTGGAGTTGGGGAATTAAGTCTTTTGCCTGGGGAGGATTAGCTTTCTGGGCACTGAAGCCTGGAGAGAGGTTTCTTAACAGCAATGCTTGGACACTGGGAAGATTTTCTCCTGCCCCTAGGCCATGTTTAATCTGTAGCTTCCCCAAAGCACCTTGTATTGGAATTGAGGGGAGGGTGATTCACAAACTGAATAGATTGTCGCCAAGAGCATCAGAGTTTAGTGATGAATATACTGATGGTGGGGAACTCAGAAACCAAAGACTGGTCCTGATGTGGCTGCTGACTCTCAAAAGTCATCTCGTCTCAGAGCATCCACGTTCTCTAAAAAGAGCTAATGTGTATTTAACACTTCCTAAGTCCCGGGAACTATTAGCATTTTGTGGCCATCTCCTGTAACCCTCACATTTCTGCTGTGGGATGTGACTGTAAtcctttccattttgcagatgagggaatCGAGGGACACGGACGTTAAATAATTCACCCAAGTTCATATAGTCAGTCATGACAGCTTGGATTCAAGTCCTAGTGGACAGACTGCCTGCAGTCTCTACCCTTACCCATAACATGATACCGGTCCTAAAGCAAGGGGGAAAGGATTAGAGGGTCATGAGGGTCCTTTCAGCCCTACcagtgggagtgggtgggggcaggggcagagttcTCTTTCTAGGCTGGGAAGGCATTCAgctccccctccatccccccctTTCCTTGGCACCTCTGAGAATCTTTTGGGAATATGTCTTCACTGTCAGGCTACAGGTAGCAGTGCAGGACTTGGTTTAGCACTTGTACCCCACAAGGATACTTATCAGGGCCATTCCTTTCTGAGCATGTGGGTTAATAAGATCTCCGTGGTAGTGGGACCTTGGAGAAATTAAGCTGCTGGCATGTTGGCCACAGAGCAAAATGCTGCAGCGAGAAGCTGCAAGCTGCAGGCTCCCAGCTAGCTGCCTTGAAAGGGACCACAGTAAATCAGGAGCAGCCATTGAGGCTGGTGCTGGATTTCAGGGCCAGCCCCCCGCCAGGGGCTGCGGACCCCCCAAAACCAACAGCAGCAGCACCATCAACGACAACTGCAGGCCGGTTGCCGGGAAGCCGACTGCGCGCGCGGAAGGGGGCCCGAAAAGGCGGTTGCTGGAAGCTGCTGTTAGAGGTGAGGGaatgagaaaggggaaggaaggaacagaggcaCCAGGGGGACTTGGAACAAAGGGGGAGAGGGGTTCTGGTCACACTAGTGTGGGCAGCGCAGGAGGAGGTGAAAGCGTTAGCtcgaaagagagggaaagaagaaagcagccGAGAGCCACcaagaagaggaggaagtgggAGATGCGCTGCTTCCTGTAGAAAGCGCGATGATTGAAGACAAAGCTGGGTGGGGACTAGTCCCTGGGCTGCAGGCGCCGCTGCTACACACGCACAGCGCACAGCGCGCAGCGGCGGCCGCTCCGTGGCAGCTCCTACTACTGCTgggctgggccgggccgggcTGGGCGGGCTGCGCGGGCTGCGCCGGGCTCCCCTGCACACATCGGCTTCCCCGCAGTAGACCAGCCGCTCTCCGACGAGCCGCGGGCGCCCAGGTAAAGGGGCCGCTTTGGGGCTCGCTCCCTTTTAAGCGAGAGAATGACCACCGCCTGCGGTTGTAAGGGCGGATTTCTCAGGGAGGATGGGGACGTTGCTTCGGGATCGGTGGGGGGAAAGGATGAGAGGATGGGTTCTTTGAGAAGGGCTGTTGAGAATGGCCAAATTCGTGGCACATTTGCTTTTgcgtttgtttggtttttgttgttgaaatcATCGTTGGCGCTTCGCTTTGGCGATTCGTCAGAAAAACACCCTAAGTGTTAAGAAGCCGTTTGCAGAGTTCTCTTGGAAGAAAAGCGGGGCTCAGTTGAAATCAACTGGGGCTGTGAAGCTGTGGGCTCATCATCTGAGCGTTGCAGTCCCCTCGTCTTAAGGGTGTTAAGTGGTGGAAAATGTTCGTTGCATTATCTTTCTTGCATACTGCACTGAGGTGTCCGCTGTTTTGCACTATAACGACTGTGATTtagctgttttttaaattattatttatttatttatttttggttaaatCCTTTTGTACTCAGAATTTGCCAACAAGGGCTGGAATTGCGTATGTGAGGggcagtatttgttttaaaaaaacggtgtcttcctccctctgctctctgtgCAGCTGCTTTCTGGATAACCTCAGACAGAGCTACCATTTGCTAGTAGGTCTCATCCTAAAGTTGCATCCTTTCTCATAGGAGTGTGGCGGGTTTAACTTGTCCAGAATCAGATATATATGGATTTGATGTTTATGTGGATTTTATTCATCTGTAGGTCAAGATGCATGTTAACCTTAGTGAGGGACAAAACGTGAAAGTGGAGCTTGGTTATTTCCTTACCTGTTTACACCCAAATGGTAAAATCAGAATGCGATTTTTGTTCTTTGGTTATCTTGAGCAATGGATCCTCTTAATGAGAGTGCCCGTGACTATGACTTGTTCATATTTATGAACGACCTGTAAAAGTACACTAAATAGGTCTAATGGATTGGAAATGAAATTGTGAGATGTCTTTGGCAGGATATGTAGGAGAAAGAGCATAAGACCCTACTTGAagcatggttttaaaaattaagctttgtTTCCAATGGAAAGTGTGGGTAAGCAATAAATGGTCATTGATGAAAGGTTTCTTCTTGAAT
The sequence above is a segment of the Panthera leo isolate Ple1 chromosome B3, P.leo_Ple1_pat1.1, whole genome shotgun sequence genome. Coding sequences within it:
- the GNG2 gene encoding guanine nucleotide-binding protein G(I)/G(S)/G(O) subunit gamma-2 isoform X1, with the protein product MIEDKAGWGLVPGLQAPLLHTHSAQRAAAAAPWQLLLLLGWAGPGWAGCAGCAGLPCTHRLPRSRPAALRRAAGAQPRSASEPQALGTQEPIFKWTQVHWWHLDNIQLFMR